Part of the Streptomyces antimycoticus genome, TTCGGTCTGATCTCCGCGTTGACGATCGGCTCCTCCACGCTGCTGCTCAAGGACTTTCACCAGCCCTACTTCAACAAGGAGAACGACGAGGCCAAGGCCGTGCGATTCGCTCGGCTGTCCACGCTCGTCTGTGGGCTGATCCCGGTCGTGGTGGCACTGTTCGCCTCGGACGTCCTGGGAGTGACCTTCCTGGCCAAGGCGTTGCGGGCCTCCCTGGCGGTGTTCGTCGTCCTGATGTTCTATCGGCCCTCGTTCGGCTCCCGGCAGGGTGCGCTGGCCTCGATCTGCCTGTCCCTGCCCGCAGTGGTCGGCTGGTACATCGCAGGCGACCCCTTCGGTATCGACAACGCCTACATCGCGATCCTCACCCCCCTGGTGATCATGACCATCGCCCAGCTGAGCGGGCGGGGCGCCAAGGCGCGCACGCCGATCGGCACGGCGCGGAAAGACATCCCCACGGCCACGGGACCCTCCGCTGCCCCGACCGACCACCACATGAGCACCGGCGCACGGTAAGAGCCGTGACGCCCGGATCGAGGAGGAGATGATGGTGACCGAGCTGGTGACCAGCGAGATCGACCACGCAGGGATCGCCCTGGTGACGCTGAACCGCCCCGAGAAGCTGAACACCATGACCGCCGACCTGCTGGAGCAGGCGCACAAGGTGTTCTCCCAACTCGCGCAGAACCCGGCCGTCAAGGTCGTGATCCTCACCGGCGCCGGCCGTGGGTTCTGCGCGGGCGGTGATCTGTCCCAGGGGCCGGGCGGCGCCGTCACCGGCTCACTGCGCGGCAACGCGGCCGCGGCGCAGCTGCGCACCTACATGGAGACCGCGGCACTTTTGCACACGATGCCCGCGGTGACGATCGCCGCCATCAACGGCGCCTGCGCGGGGGCGGGCCTGTCCTGGGCCTGCGCGACAGACCTGCGATTCGCCGCCGACCACGCCCGCTTCAACGCCGCCTTCCGCGACGCGGGCCTGTCCGGTGACTTCGGCGGAACCTGGACCTTGCCGAGGATCGTCGGCTTCGGCCGGGCCCGGGAGAAGTACCTGCTGTCCGAGCCGTTCGATGCCCATGAGGCGCTGCGCATCGGCCTGGTGTCGGAAATCTGCCCGGCCGAACAGCTCCTCGAGCGGGTCCACACCATCGCCCGGGGCCTGGCGGAAGCGGCACCCCTCGCGCTGCGACTGATGAAGCGGAACCTCCTCGAGAGCGAATACACAAGCTTCGACCAGGCGCTGGACAGCGAGGCGGCCAGGCATTCGCGGTGCGCCGGGACCGAAGACGCCGCCGAGGCCGCGAAGGCGTTCGTGGCGAAGCGGCCCCCGGTGTTCGTCGGCAGGTGAGGGAACAGACGCCAGACCGGGCGGCGAGAGGCTCTGCTCGCCGCGCATCAGAACGGAGACACCTACCGTGACGGTTGCTTTCTCAGCCGGCGATTCGACAGACGACACCCGGCACGATGCTGCGCGAAGTCTCCCTCTTGAGGGAGTACATGTCCTGGACCTGTCCCGCACCATCGCCGGCCAGTTCGCCGCCCGGCTGCTCGCTGACCACGGGGCAGCGGTGACACTGGTGCAGCCTCCGCCGCCTGCGGCCCGTCCCACCCTGACCGACCCGCCGGATTCCCACCCGCACGGGGCTCTGCATCTCCACCTCAACCACACCAAGACCATCCGCACCCTCCCCGAGGACGGGCTGGAAGGTGCTGTGAGGCAGTACGGCACGGACGTTGACGTAGTGGTCGTGTCCGACCATGCCGAAGCCGCCGTCGCCGCCCGGCTCGTGCCGCACGCGCTGGTCGCAGTCGCCACCGACTTCGCCGACGAGGGGCCGTACCGTACCTGGCAAGGGTCGGAGCTCATCCACCAGGCGCTGTCCGGCTCGATGCACTACACCGGTCTCGCGGGGCGACCTCCGCTGTACGGCGCGGGGAACCGGGCGTACGTCGCAGCCGGTCTGTTCCTCTATCTGTCATTGGTGGCCCGATTGCGCACACGTCCGGCCTCCGGACCCGGCGGGGAGATCGTACGGATCGCGGTGCACGAAGCCGCGGCCGCGATGGAACAGAACTTCTCCGCGCAGTGGGCCTACAGCGCCACGATCGCTCAGCGCGGTGAGCTGAACCGGCCGAAGGGTCGAATACGCTGCGCCGACGGCTGGATGACCGCCTTCGCCATGGAGGGCCGACTGGCCGAACTGCTGGCCGCCGTGGGCGCCGACGACCTCGCGGACTCGCCGCCGTTCTCGTCGTGGCAGACCTTCATGCACAGCGTCCAGCCCGCGTTCGCCCGGATCGAGGAGCGATCACGGAAACACAGCCGCGAGAGCCTGCTCCGGGCCGCGGTGGAGCATCGGCTGGTGATGTCGCCGGTGCGTACACCGAGCGAACTCAGACACGATCCCCAACTGCTGGCCAGAAACTTCTGGCGCCACACGGAATTCGAAGGCCGGCAACAGCTGGTTCTGGGCCCGATGTGGCGACCCGCCGGTTACGAACCAGGCGCCGCCGCCGGAGCGAGAGCCGGTGAGCGGGACGGCGCACAGGCTCTGCGTGGCCCGGTCGCCGACGGCAGGCGCGCCGTAGCGCCGCACAGGCCGCTGGCGGGTATGCGCGTGGTCGACTTCACGACGGCCTGGTCCGGCCCCCTGGCGACCCGCATCCTCGCCCTGCTGGGTGCGGAGGTGCTCAAGGTGGAGAGCGCCACCAGGATGGATGCCTGGCGCGGCCCGGCCAAGTCCGTAACCGCCACGGAGTTCTATCCGGATGCTGACCCGGGCGACCGTCCGTACAACCGCAACGCTTGGTTCAACGCGCAGAACGTGGGCAAAAAGTCGGTGCTCTTGGACCTGAAGACCGACACCGGGCGGAAACAGGCGCTTGGGCTGTGCGGGGAAAGCGATCTGGTGGTCACCAACTTCACCCCGGGCACCATGGAACGACTGGGACTCGGCTTCGATGAGCTCTGTAAGGTCAACCCCACCACAGTCATGGTAGAAATGTCTGGGTTCGGCGCCACCGGGCCGCTGCAGACCCATCGCGCTTATGGGCAGACCATGGAGGCCATGTCCGGGATCGCCTCGCTCATCGGATACGACGAAGCCTCCGGCCCTCTGGGCTCAGGGTCTGCCTACCTCGACCCCATGGGAGGTCTGGCCGGCGCCGCGGCAGCGCTTACCGCGCTCCTCCACCGTGAGCGGACCGGCCGCGCCCAGTATGTCGAGGTGGCTCAGCGTGAAGCCGCCATGGCCTGGATCGGCGAGATCATTCTGGACGCGATCGCCACGGGCGTGGACCCCGCCTCGCGGGGCAACAGGCGGCCCGGCGCCTTCCCCCACGACGCGTTTCCCTGCCAAGGAGAGGACCAGTGGATCGCCATCGCCGTCCTCGATCAGGCCCAATGGTCGGCCCTGTGCGAGGAGTTGGGCTGGACGGACTGGGCGGAGGATCCGTCGTTGCGGGAGGTGGCCGGGCGGCAGGCCAGGGCGGACGAGATCACACGCCGCCTGTCGTCGGTGACCGGAGAAGAAGACAAGGCGACTCTCGCGCGGCGATTGCAGCGAGCCGGCGTCCCGGCCGCTCCCGTACAGAACGGCAAGGATCTGTTCGAAGATCCACAGCTACGGTATCGAGGGTGGTTCGCCCGCCTGACCCACCCCGAGGCCGGCACCCACGAGTATGCCGGCCTGCCCCTGGAAGCGGCGGGCCTGATCCTGCAGCCCATTTCGGCGGCTCCGCTGCTGGGCCAGCACACCACCGCCGTCCTGGGGAGCCCGGACGCTGACGGCCTTGAACCGGAAGAGAGGAGCCGGGCAGGTCTGTGATCACTCCTGCCGCTGACGGGGCGGAGCGGACACGACCACGCCCGGTGGCCGGCTGAGTCACGCTCGTGCGCCGCCGACCCATCCGGGGAACACGATCACCTCGATCACCAAGTTTCCGGGCGTCTCCCGGACCACGATCTGCACCTACGTGCCCGAGGTAGCTGCAGGCCGAGACTCCTGGTGTCCGGGACGGCCGTGTGCCCCCGCGCCCGTCTCGTCTCACTGGCGGGGCGGCTTGCGTCGGCCCACCAACTCCCTGCCGTTCGCGGTCTTCGGCGTCACCGTCGTCCGGGACCCGTCCCCATGAGGCCGCACGAACGACGATCCGGACATGGTCGACGCACACTTCGACCAGACGGCTGACCTCTGGTTGATCGAAAACGGGCGCCGTATCGGACTCGTCGATCACGTGAAGCGGGCGTTCAAGTACCGTTTCTATCCGACCGATGCGCAGGCGGCCGAGCTGTCGCGTACGTTCGGGTGCGTGCGGAAGGTCTACAACCTGGCCCTGGCAGCACGCGCCCAGGCGTGGGTATTGCGGCAGGAGCGGGTGAACTACAACGCCACCTCGGCCATGCTGACCGAGTGGAAGAAGACCGAGGAACTCGCCTACCTGAACGAGGTTTCCTCCGTCCCGCTGCAACAGGCCTTGCGCCACCTCCAGACAGCGTTCACCCACTTCTTCGCCCAGCGGGCCCGGTATCCGCGGTTGAAGTCGCGGAAGAAGTCGCGGAAGTCGGCGGAGTACACGACCAGCGCGTTCCGGTTCCAGGGCGGGAAGCTGACTCTGGCGAAGATGACGGAGCCGCTGGCCATCGTGTGGTCGCGCCCGCTCCCGGAGGGGGTCGCACCGTCCACGGTGACCGTCTCCCAGGACGCGGCCGGACGCTGGTTCGTGTCTGTGCTGTGTGAGGACCCCGGTGTGAAGCCGCTCCCCGCCACGGACGCGGCGGTCGGCGTGGACGCCGGGCTGGACCATCTGCTGACCCTGTCGACGGGGGAAAAGATCACTAACCCCCGCCACGAGCGGGGCGACCGTGGACGGCTGGCCAGGGCGCAGCGGGAACTGGCTCGTAAGGCCAAGGGGGAGGGAGTCAACCGGGCCAAGGCGCGCCGGAGGGTCGCCCGCGTTCACGCCCGGATCGCCGACCGGCGGCGGGATGCGTTGCATAAGATCACTACTCGGCTCGTTCGTGACAACCAAACGATCGTGATCGAGGACCTCAGCGTTCGCAACCTGCTCAAGAACGGCAGGCTGGCCCGTGCCATCCCGGATGCGGCCTGGTCTGAGTTCCGGAGCATGCTGGAGTACAAGGCCCGGTGGTACGGCCGTGAGGTGATCGTGGTCGATCGCTGGTTCCCCTCCTCCAAGCTGTGTTCGAACTGCGGAACCCTGCAGAACACGATGCCGCTCAGCGTCCGCACCTGGACCTGCGGCAGTTGTGGTGTCACCCACGATCGCGACGTGAACGCGGCGCGGAACATTTTGGCCGCCGGGCTGGCGGTGTCGGCCTGTGGAGCCGGTGTAAGACCTCAACGGAGTACTCCGGGCGGGCAGTCGGCGACGAAGCAGGAAACCCCACGGCGCAAGCCGTAGGAATTCCCCTCCTTCAGGAGGAGGAGGAAGTCAACTCGGTTCCTGACGATGCAGGGACGAGACGGGTGTTGATCGACTGGATCCGCTTCGATGAGCTCGTCCCGGCTTTCCTGACCGGTTTGGTACTACGCCATGGCGAGGAGCTGCGGCTGCTGGCCGCTCAAGACGATTTCGCCGACACGCAGAGCAACTTGCCACTCCTGTACCCCGACACGCCGATTGGCTACGGGATGCAGGTGTGGGTGGAGGGGGAGCTGACCGATCAGCCGTACGAGATCTATCCGGACCCTGATCCCGCAAAGAGGGACTGATGCGTTCTCGCCCCCCGCGCCGAGGCGGATCCCGCATGCTCACCGTGTCACA contains:
- a CDS encoding enoyl-CoA hydratase-related protein, producing the protein MMVTELVTSEIDHAGIALVTLNRPEKLNTMTADLLEQAHKVFSQLAQNPAVKVVILTGAGRGFCAGGDLSQGPGGAVTGSLRGNAAAAQLRTYMETAALLHTMPAVTIAAINGACAGAGLSWACATDLRFAADHARFNAAFRDAGLSGDFGGTWTLPRIVGFGRAREKYLLSEPFDAHEALRIGLVSEICPAEQLLERVHTIARGLAEAAPLALRLMKRNLLESEYTSFDQALDSEAARHSRCAGTEDAAEAAKAFVAKRPPVFVGR
- a CDS encoding CaiB/BaiF CoA-transferase family protein, which produces MTVAFSAGDSTDDTRHDAARSLPLEGVHVLDLSRTIAGQFAARLLADHGAAVTLVQPPPPAARPTLTDPPDSHPHGALHLHLNHTKTIRTLPEDGLEGAVRQYGTDVDVVVVSDHAEAAVAARLVPHALVAVATDFADEGPYRTWQGSELIHQALSGSMHYTGLAGRPPLYGAGNRAYVAAGLFLYLSLVARLRTRPASGPGGEIVRIAVHEAAAAMEQNFSAQWAYSATIAQRGELNRPKGRIRCADGWMTAFAMEGRLAELLAAVGADDLADSPPFSSWQTFMHSVQPAFARIEERSRKHSRESLLRAAVEHRLVMSPVRTPSELRHDPQLLARNFWRHTEFEGRQQLVLGPMWRPAGYEPGAAAGARAGERDGAQALRGPVADGRRAVAPHRPLAGMRVVDFTTAWSGPLATRILALLGAEVLKVESATRMDAWRGPAKSVTATEFYPDADPGDRPYNRNAWFNAQNVGKKSVLLDLKTDTGRKQALGLCGESDLVVTNFTPGTMERLGLGFDELCKVNPTTVMVEMSGFGATGPLQTHRAYGQTMEAMSGIASLIGYDEASGPLGSGSAYLDPMGGLAGAAAALTALLHRERTGRAQYVEVAQREAAMAWIGEIILDAIATGVDPASRGNRRPGAFPHDAFPCQGEDQWIAIAVLDQAQWSALCEELGWTDWAEDPSLREVAGRQARADEITRRLSSVTGEEDKATLARRLQRAGVPAAPVQNGKDLFEDPQLRYRGWFARLTHPEAGTHEYAGLPLEAAGLILQPISAAPLLGQHTTAVLGSPDADGLEPEERSRAGL
- a CDS encoding RNA-guided endonuclease InsQ/TnpB family protein produces the protein MVDAHFDQTADLWLIENGRRIGLVDHVKRAFKYRFYPTDAQAAELSRTFGCVRKVYNLALAARAQAWVLRQERVNYNATSAMLTEWKKTEELAYLNEVSSVPLQQALRHLQTAFTHFFAQRARYPRLKSRKKSRKSAEYTTSAFRFQGGKLTLAKMTEPLAIVWSRPLPEGVAPSTVTVSQDAAGRWFVSVLCEDPGVKPLPATDAAVGVDAGLDHLLTLSTGEKITNPRHERGDRGRLARAQRELARKAKGEGVNRAKARRRVARVHARIADRRRDALHKITTRLVRDNQTIVIEDLSVRNLLKNGRLARAIPDAAWSEFRSMLEYKARWYGREVIVVDRWFPSSKLCSNCGTLQNTMPLSVRTWTCGSCGVTHDRDVNAARNILAAGLAVSACGAGVRPQRSTPGGQSATKQETPRRKP